The DNA segment CCATCCCGCTTCTTAAATGAAGCATGGTAGGAAAAGCATTAGCTTGCTCTGAAATTGTATGAAAAGAGAAGGGTATACGTTAGAGATTTGATTTATTCATTCGTTTCATTTACATGTAATTCGTATTAGACAGAGCAAGTGGTCATTTTCGAGATATAGATTACATTTCTCTGTCAGAATATTTACTTATTCTCATTTATTAGTCGACTTTCGACGCCGTTGATGAAAAAGAAGCTATTCAACTAATCATAATTCCAATCAATACTGTATGTTCTAAACTTTGACGAAAAGAaggataattaataattattggattTTAAAGCTGTCTCTACTTAAAAAATGCCAATACGTCATGAAAATGAAGGAATGAAGTGCAATAGAAGTCCACGCAATCTGAGGAGCCCATCAAACTTACtctaaaaattagaaatttggaCGATCGCATGACAAGGAAATGGAGGAAACAATAATGTGGCAGCATCAAAGATCACATCTTTATAGCTGTAATTGAAGGATTATGATGGATAAGATCGTATTGCGTCCGCTGCCTTTGTCTtcctcctcatctcctcccatgTGGTTAGAATCTACCACATCCAATGGTCGAAGAGGTGACTCAATCCTCTTATTAACTTCTCCGTCCCCATGAAAAAGAGCTCCGGAAACACTTATACCCATTGGACAAAATTTAAAACTAGCAATTCAGGATCAAAGGTTTTGATCTATCCGAGAATCATCAGAGACTCAGAAGACAGATGACAGGAGAAGGGAGAAGACAGACTGATCGTGAAAAAAACATTGCAGAAAATTGATACAGAGAACACATCAAGGCAGTAAGAATTACTTCATTGTAAACTGCATGATGCACAATTTTTAGTTCATTTTACTTATTAAATCAGAATCAGCTCACTACATTCccgaaaaataaacaaattacatCGTTTATGAACGAATAAATGAATATATGTGCAAAAGTAAACGTGTGAGTTGAATGGGGTGTGTATAGCAACTTATGGAACTCTGATTTGCTAGCCTTCGTAGTAGTATTTGGAATGAACTCTCTCTTGACAAGTTCTTCGTAACCTTTGAAAAATCTAACTTTGTAACCAACAAATAACCATATGTCACTGTCACGTCCAGGAGTAACTTATGTTGTCTCATTTTTAAGCTACAAAATTCTTACATCTTAGCCATTCTCACAACTGCATGATTTCACGCTAGCTTTTCCCGTGATGCTGTAACCTAACATGTTCATGCAATTTCAAAGCTTCCGAAGTGAAGCTCTCCAAAGCCTGAAAAATCGGAACTAGGCCACTTTGTAAACTACTAGAAGCTGCATCATGCACTAATTTCACCGCATCCTCGTGCTTTATTCTCTCTTCTGCCAATCTATGCCTCGTGGAATCCAAGTCCACTTTTAGATTGTCCAATGGCAACACTCCATTATCTAATGGAACTAACGACAACCCAGTCTTGTCTGACATTGCATCTTGTCCGTGCTCAAGTTTTCCCCCATCAAAATGAGGTGTTCTGAGATGTTTCTCATAATCTTTCGAAAGAGATTCAGCTTTCAGCCTCTGTCGCCCTTCCTCATCTTGTTTTTCTCCTAGCTGTCTTAATATTGTTGCAAAGTTATTCATGGCACCTGCCACCGTCGACTCAGAAATATTTTCCATTGCTTGATGCCAATCATTACAGATAACGAAAATGGGAGGAGCTCCAAGCTGGCCTGGGGAGTAGGGAACAGGTCCATCAGGAGTCTCCTCTGTTTCATACTGAAGGCAAAGCAGAAGCCACCCGTTCAAGGATTCAACATAAGATTTTTGAAAGCCAATCCAATTACTAAAATGGCCACACCACAGACTAAGCTCCCTTTCAAGCACCGTGGTAGCCCTAGAGCTCAAATCAGTTTGGAGACTAGTGTTGAATTTAAGCTTCCGCATTTTACTTTCCATGATGGCTTGAAACTGTTTTTGATGGAACTTGAGCATTGCCTTCCACATTCTGATCAACCTATAGAGCATGAAACCATCGATTGAATAAAATAGGGGTAAACATTTCACATGAAACCTAAAAAACGAAATAACTGAAGCTATTTCTTGAGGACATAAAAAGTTTGCTGTGGCAAAATACACAGACATCGAGTAATTAAGTAGCGAAAAGATATAATAACGATTTTCAGTAACCAGTTATGATTATATGCATTCTTCTAGACCAATGGACAGACAAGCGCATTCACAGAACAACAAATTCTAAGAAAATGGGGGTGATCATGGAGTATACTTAATGGCAAAATATCACCTGCAGttatatgctattttatatAGTAATGGAAACAGATCAATCCATAATTAGCTGAGTTTTCAAAATGAAACAATTGTAAGAGCATTATGCAACTAATtaaatgaaaattgtgaaaaaaaaaactaccagGCATTGAGCCTTTCGTACCCGTGAATTAATGAGGCAACCTGGGGTTGTAATTCTTCTTCCCTCAACTCATGTATCCTGCTCGAAATACCATCAATTGCTTTAATGCTAACATCAAGCTTTGTTCGTAATCTTCTGATAGAAGCTTGAGCAGCATCAAGCTTGGTAGCCTCCGCTCCTCCCTCATCTAAAATTTTAAGCCTCTTGCACTGCTTTTCATACTTGACACGAATTCTTTCTTCATCCTAATCACAGTACCACTTATTAAGACTGCACTGtgatataaaaaatgaaaattattgatGCAGGGCAGGGCATTCAATGACCCTTAAAAGGAGGTTTAACACATGAAGCTTTTGGATTCAGCTTAAATTTGTGAGTTACTACATGCATGGACAAAAACCAACAGTTACTAACTCACTACCTAACCCTTAAGAATCGAATTCTAATGATGTAATATCTGAATCACACTGAGCATAGAAATAAGCTTTTGTTAGATAACAAGTTCTGTATACAAAAGCACTGGTTTATTACTTGAGACATTCATCTAGTACTCGGACATATACCTACCAATGCAAAAGTTTTTCTCTGCTTTTAATATTGGGCAAATATCATAAGCAGAAGTATATCTTGTTGATGCACAAATGGGAAAAGATAAAACCCAATTGACTTAAGAATCCCACAAAACCAGAGTACCAAGCAAACACCCGTGCAAGCTTGAACAAACAGCATCAAAACGAAGAAACACAGAATAGGATGGTACAAAGTATCAGAAAAGAACACAACTTAATCAATTTTACCTTTACTTCTTTGTATAACTTTTTCTCCCAAGCAAGCAGCTTGTCCAGCGTGGAAGAGTGGCTGCAAGCCTTCGTGTTTACATCCTTGTCAACATCTTCAAAGTAAGATTTTGCCAACTTCGTTGTTCCAGAAGCTAATTTTACAGATTGAATTGATGAAGCATCCCGTGTTGACACGGACGGAGCAATATGACATATTATCCGGGATAGAGTTACTGAAATAAAAGTTTGGACAATTTAGTTTCCACAAAATTCCAAGATCATTTTGCCTCTCAATAGCAGCATCGGGCACTTTCATAATTAAGAAATCCAGCAGGTCAAAATGATGGATGGATATACATAAGGAACCATATAACATGATTCTAGATGCAAAGGAACCATTAAATGGactaattaaatcaaataaatgacTACATAATAAGAGTAAATAAAGACAACCAAATAAACAAACTATAACACACAGAAAATTAAACCatgaatcaaaataaattgatggATGAGAGAGATATAAAGAACAGCACCTTTAAGAAAGCTGGGCTGATGCGGTAGCTTCCAGACCTCAAGCATCATGGCTACCTCTTTTCCAAAACCAGAAGCAATCTCGAAATCATCTCTGATTTCAGCAACAACCTCCCGCAGATCCCGATTGTCACGAGGTGACAATGGAGTTACAGCACTCAACTTGGAAGAATCTGATGCATCCTCCACCTCAAAAGTCACACCTTTCTTCTTCATAGATTTCTCATCCACAATCTTCGACACATCAGTTTCCGGGCTGTACTTCTCAGCCGACAAACTAATTCCAACACTCTGGGAATGACCAACCCACGAAGTCCGCTTCTGAGATGGTGGTGATGGTAATGGTTTTAAGATTTCCTTGAGATACTGCTTTTCATTCTCGCCACTATGCCTAGATGGCAATGATAATTTCTCGCTTTCATCACTACTCCATGAAGTCACTGATCTTGAATGATCCTCACTTATATGCAGTGGGACCGATCTTGAACTACCCACACTTTCACGTGTCCGTGCTGAGTTTGAATCACTAATTTTCCTCATCGATACTGCCTTAGAATGAGGGGCGCTCGCTTCAGATCTTTTTTTCACTTCATCTTCCGTTCTCTTTCCCTTGAGAAAATCATTAGACGCCTCATTCTCAGTATCTTCCTCCAGATCAGGAATCCCCTCCCTCTCCCTCAGCTCATTTGAATCTGGGCTGCTAGTATTTGACCCATGGCCATATCTGCCACTCGAATAATAACTTAGGTACCCATTATCTGACACATCAAAGGGGTTAAAAAAATCCCAACCCGATGCTTTAGGTGAAGGTGGAGGCGGCGCCTCTTTTTCTTTACTTTCATTTACACTACGATCATTACTCGTTGTTGCAGGCGAACCCCAACTAAAATACGCATAATTACCGCCATAACCTGAATTCCCATAACCTGCTGGAGAATTCCAATATGACTCCGAGTGGCTGTAAGTCGGCTCAGTCGGTGGCTCCTGAATCACTGTTCTTATCTCCGGCGCTGACTTGTTCATGTAATACACATTTGAATTGCTCGCATAATGCAAAGGCTGTCCCAGCGGCTGCCCTCCTGGTTGGTACCAACGATTAATATGAGGTTCCCCAAATGAACGCGGCGGGTATGAATAAGAAAATGAGTCCACATAAGGATTATTGATCACTTCATCGCCATAGCTATGTCCATAACCATTGACAACCTCACGCGGATGATGAGATGACGATTCAGCCTCATCATGTAAACTtacttcaaaatcaaaatcgTTCTCTTTCTGCTCATGCACGCGCCGTTCATTAAGCTGATAGTCGTCATCAGAATCAAGATGATGATCATGACTGTTATTATGATTATGATCTTCGGAATCTCCATCATCGTCAGAAGAAGAATCCGATAGATTCAAGTGCGACCCAACCTCATCCTCATTATCATGCAAACGCAATTCATCAACATTGTCCTTTTGCATCTTCGAAGTTGCTGGAAAAATCAAAGAAGGCGAGGAAACAGAGGAAGAAAGAGCCTCGTCAACAAGCTCCTCTTCCACGAACTTCCGGAGTGCATCCCCGACATCTTTCAGCGACCGGAAGTAAGAAACATGCGCAGCGGCGAGGGCGAAGCGGTAGTTCACGGCTGCACCTATAAGTTCCCGCCGCTCACGGCAGCGAACTACAAGCGGCGAATCCTCAGCCTTAGACCCAACGCACCCCATGCGAAAACAAAATCATAGGAAGTGAATTTCTGTGTAGTAGCGTACCTCAGCTACAAACCACGGATCGATTTGGGAAACTGTTCAGCTGCACCGTGAAAGAGCTAGAGAGATCTGATAACCGTTCAGCTGCAACGCAATGTACTAGCGTTGATGCAGAGGGTACAATCGTGAATCCATGAATTGGTATTACTTTAGTGATGCGAGCGGAAAAACGCGGCAAGTTAGAACAGACTAAATTCAGCAAGAAAGGCAAATCTAAATCCGACCGTCGAAATACAAGGAGGTGAATCTTGGTCGTCCAtacaaagacaatggttttctTCATTTGCAATCCATCTTGAAACTGTTATTTTACCGGAATTCGTCATTCAGTACTCagtcgtcgttttttttttgttcaatctctgagtatttttttagtaccacatttccacatgaagtataccacatttccacatgaagtgtaccacaattttgtaGGTAGGGAgtaaacccaaagaaatgttttgactgagaatttttcaccaacttcccttATTTTATACAAGTATCTGTTTAAAATAATAGTTCATTATAACATTTCGTAATACGTTTCGataatgtaaattaaattatatgaaatatattatttaaaaatagatacgatatatatatatatatagatatatatccattttttaacttaaaataaaagaaaattaataatctaaaacatttaataaaacatttggTGACAtagttattaattaaatgtgattttttttttaaaaaaatagagaaattaGTTGAGACCGACTCGATATCACTTTATTTGAAGTTCTTTGATGGGCCCACTGAAACTCATCCTCGGCCCAATCAAACTTTTCGACAATGATTTCTttacaaatttcaaatatataaaatattttttcgaaGTTTTTAATATTATAGAGTTAATTGGACTCCTTAAAACATGTGTTAATAGAAGTGGCGTTATATTTTGGTTGTTGAATTTTCGTTGTCTTTGCATCAAAGTAGGCAATCAAAGATTTCCAATCGCTGTCCGATTCTAACACGAGAATTTGATGGTTAACCTAATCTTAACTCAAGGGAActttcaaaatcaagaaaaaaacaaacatttgTGAGCAACACATCTATCCaccatattaaataatattaacgagactataattttaattatttgcttTCATAACTatgtattataaaaaaaagtcaCCCAAAtcttcatttatttaaaaaggtGTTTGgtaaaaatttgtaaaagaacataaaatattaagaaaaaaagaaagtttttttttttttgatatgagTTGACCTTTCATAtctgtatttaaaaaaaataatatttttatagttCAAATCGGAGATCTATTttacaaaattgacatgtgagacCACGTACGTAACCAATAAAATATTCAAGCCTGGGTTAATTGCGAAAATATGGGAGTGCAaaatttctatatttttattaagaaaattatttgttttattctttcgttaaaataccaaaaattagTATAACACAATTTTGTAATAATTTTAATGTTCGAAAAGTGGTTTGAGTGaacaaagtaaaataaaaattaaaaaactaaaatttatgaatcaattttttagatataaactaataaaatatttaacaaaatccACGTTATAAGTTGAATATGATGTTCTATAAAtacttaatattatatttttcaaaaaatcgaCAAAAAATCTGGTTGTAAAACTAGTCAGAATAATTattcaacaaaataataaacaaaataataaaagctAATTCAAAGACATACTGAAGGCAACTTCTCATTTTTATTGTGCTTGAACAAATATGAGCATGAATCGGAACATATTCATAGGTAAAGTTTGATCTTTTACGCACAAGgaaaagtataatttaatttgtaaaaaaGTTAGTgagttgaattatttttaataattattttgtggATGAAGAAAAATTTTGAACTGATAAAANCATATGAGTTTTCGCGTAAGAAAAAATACAAGAGATTTCATAtgctatttaaaaaaaaatcgatctcccattttattttataagatctgtttttttaaaaaaaaattaaaagaacatAACTATGAGCAGATCTCTTGTAAGACAGTTtcgcgaatctttatctgtgagacaggtcaattctaccgatattcacaataaaaaataatactattagcataaaaagtaatactcttttcatggatgacgcaaataagagatccgtctcacaaaatatgacacgtgaaactgtctcacacaagtttttgcccataACTATTATattaacaaattattatttttactacataaaatattataatttatgaattcCTATAATAATGTACAACATATCGAGAAACTAATAGATCCATATTCAGAAATTTATAAAGATTCTCCGGTTGGAGTATATTGGTTACCTTGAACGAAAGCACCTTCATCTGCACCATAAAACATCTTCTTTCTGAATGCCTCGGTATATCATCCATTGTTGCGCAAGCCCCGACCTGCGCAGAAACAGTAcgtaaaaatcaaattttagcCACTTTTCCGGCCATGAATGTCCTCCAGGGGCCTCCTCCGTGTTCCCGTCGCACAAAAGATACCAACCTAGCACATATACTAGGTGCTATATAATGGCACGTTCAATTATTTAACTGCTCTCTATAAAAATTCCCTATGAAGGAATTTAAAGCTAAGACAGCAGGCTACTGCAGAAAGAACCAGAGTTCCACATTTGAATTTCATCTGAAGCAGCATTTGATACCGAGCTCTGCAGATGCTGAAGTAGCTTTTGATAAACGATCTATCCCTCGAGGGCTCGAACAAGAGACTGGATTTCGAGTTGGAGTTTTGCGAGTGAAGAGATATGGGTGGAATCAGGACTTTGCTGATTTGAATTGATTCCAAACTATTCTCAGTTAAAGCGGCTCCAGAAATCAAAGATGAAGACAAAAAATGAAGgtgtttcttataaaaaaaaaaaaaaaaaaaagaagggaaaaaaaacGTAACATGGACTAAAATAATTTGCCAGCTAAAAGTTAAAAATCTTTCAGATCtcttttttcctttccttttttttttgccaaGCGGACTTTGTGATTAGTCTAATGAATGTCtcatatagtaaaaaattagTGCAAATAATCAAACAAATTCAATGAATGAAGACGAGAATCGTGACACAAACTAATGAAATTGCATTGCAAAACTGCCACCATATTAACAGAGCATGTTCCCCCGCTGCAAACATGAAGACAATACACAGTTCAAAAAAGCCAGTTAAGACTAATGTTTCCAAGCCAAATGAGTAGTGGAAATTGTGCCAAGGCAATGAAGAGCAGAAGATAATGATGCCTGCTCGAATCGTAAGTCCTCACTTCAGCAAAAAGAACCCTCTTCATAGTCTTCACTAAGAAAATTCCCATGCACAAACACGTCCATGGCAACATGAAGTAGAATGCGTATGTCCAAAAGATTTTTCCCAAGACAGCTAGAGACAGTCCAGTAAAAGTATATCCAGCATACGCCACAATATCGAGTAATGGCGCCTCACCGCTACCCAGTGAGAACAGTGTCATTTTCAGAAGGGCTACTTGAAAAGTCCAGCCTACAACTCCCTTTGCAAAAAGCCAGTTTACAGCTTCGGGGCTAAACCTGGCAAGGGATTTACAGTTATTAGGAAGTGGAGATAAATTCTAATGACGAGTGATGTGCTAAAACAGATACAAAGAGGGATTCAAAGTACACTCGTTCACTTCAacttatagaagaaaaataaaatattgaacaaATCACTAGCGAAGAGCCGGTATACAGGGGAGGGGGAGGACCACAGGGTTTTATACTCTAAAAAATACAATTCAAAGATTGTAAATGGTTCATAAAAATTCATCTGCATAAACATTTGATGATTATGATGAACCatggaaaagaaaagaaaattaaatcgaCACAACATATATAGAAAGAAATGATGAACTTACTTTCCATGAAGACCTAATGATAAACCAGCAAGAACAACATAGGTTCCAAATGCCATCAAAGGAATATATAAGTCAGGGGCATTGATATCATAGATTGGAGGCTTATACGAAAGCCTTCCACCAACAGGCTCTGTAATTCTTGTCCAGTGGCCCTAAAGAACACCACCAAAGCATAAGTGAACTACTTTCCAAGGAaaaaaattccaacaagaaaacagaaataaaaaaatgcaaGTGCACTTACAAGTATCAAGAGGATAATAATATCTCACCCTGTGTAGGAATGGGAAGAGAACAACCTTCAGTTTGTTCTTCACATAATGATCATTGACTTGAAAATAGTATTGAGGGTCGGAAAAATACCTGCTAATCTGTTTGCAATAATAATTGAAAGCCAATGaaggaaaaaattatatcatgagGAATTGTACACAGTAACATCCAATATTCTTTTCAGCACAACAAGCAACCAGCATATCAAATCATGGAAGCTTAAACAAATAAATGGTCAT comes from the Primulina huaijiensis isolate GDHJ02 chromosome 8, ASM1229523v2, whole genome shotgun sequence genome and includes:
- the LOC140982797 gene encoding uncharacterized protein isoform X1, yielding MGCVGSKAEDSPLVVRCRERRELIGAAVNYRFALAAAHVSYFRSLKDVGDALRKFVEEELVDEALSSSVSSPSLIFPATSKMQKDNVDELRLHDNEDEVGSHLNLSDSSSDDDGDSEDHNHNNSHDHHLDSDDDYQLNERRVHEQKENDFDFEVSLHDEAESSSHHPREVVNGYGHSYGDEVINNPYVDSFSYSYPPRSFGEPHINRWYQPGGQPLGQPLHYASNSNVYYMNKSAPEIRTVIQEPPTEPTYSHSESYWNSPAGYGNSGYGGNYAYFSWGSPATTSNDRSVNESKEKEAPPPPSPKASGWDFFNPFDVSDNGYLSYYSSGRYGHGSNTSSPDSNELREREGIPDLEEDTENEASNDFLKGKRTEDEVKKRSEASAPHSKAVSMRKISDSNSARTRESVGSSRSVPLHISEDHSRSVTSWSSDESEKLSLPSRHSGENEKQYLKEILKPLPSPPSQKRTSWVGHSQSVGISLSAEKYSPETDVSKIVDEKSMKKKGVTFEVEDASDSSKLSAVTPLSPRDNRDLREVVAEIRDDFEIASGFGKEVAMMLEVWKLPHQPSFLKVTLSRIICHIAPSVSTRDASSIQSVKLASGTTKLAKSYFEDVDKDVNTKACSHSSTLDKLLAWEKKLYKEVKDEERIRVKYEKQCKRLKILDEGGAEATKLDAAQASIRRLRTKLDVSIKAIDGISSRIHELREEELQPQVASLIHGLIRMWKAMLKFHQKQFQAIMESKMRKLKFNTSLQTDLSSRATTVLERELSLWCGHFSNWIGFQKSYVESLNGWLLLCLQYETEETPDGPVPYSPGQLGAPPIFVICNDWHQAMENISESTVAGAMNNFATILRQLGEKQDEEGRQRLKAESLSKDYEKHLRTPHFDGGKLEHGQDAMSDKTGLSLVPLDNGVLPLDNLKVDLDSTRHRLAEERIKHEDAVKLVHDAASSSLQSGLVPIFQALESFTSEALKLHEHVRLQHHGKS
- the LOC140983643 gene encoding uncharacterized protein; this translates as MYDNLGPQPGVPRPPNTQPNPFGNTFYGASSGFIRGGLGAYGEKILGSSSEYVQSNISRYFSDPQYYFQVNDHYVKNKLKVVLFPFLHRGHWTRITEPVGGRLSYKPPIYDINAPDLYIPLMAFGTYVVLAGLSLGLHGKFSPEAVNWLFAKGVVGWTFQVALLKMTLFSLGSGEAPLLDIVAYAGYTFTGLSLAVLGKIFWTYAFYFMLPWTCLCMGIFLVKTMKRVLFAEVRTYDSSRHHYLLLFIALAQFPLLIWLGNISLNWLF
- the LOC140982797 gene encoding uncharacterized protein isoform X2; amino-acid sequence: MQKDNVDELRLHDNEDEVGSHLNLSDSSSDDDGDSEDHNHNNSHDHHLDSDDDYQLNERRVHEQKENDFDFEVSLHDEAESSSHHPREVVNGYGHSYGDEVINNPYVDSFSYSYPPRSFGEPHINRWYQPGGQPLGQPLHYASNSNVYYMNKSAPEIRTVIQEPPTEPTYSHSESYWNSPAGYGNSGYGGNYAYFSWGSPATTSNDRSVNESKEKEAPPPPSPKASGWDFFNPFDVSDNGYLSYYSSGRYGHGSNTSSPDSNELREREGIPDLEEDTENEASNDFLKGKRTEDEVKKRSEASAPHSKAVSMRKISDSNSARTRESVGSSRSVPLHISEDHSRSVTSWSSDESEKLSLPSRHSGENEKQYLKEILKPLPSPPSQKRTSWVGHSQSVGISLSAEKYSPETDVSKIVDEKSMKKKGVTFEVEDASDSSKLSAVTPLSPRDNRDLREVVAEIRDDFEIASGFGKEVAMMLEVWKLPHQPSFLKVTLSRIICHIAPSVSTRDASSIQSVKLASGTTKLAKSYFEDVDKDVNTKACSHSSTLDKLLAWEKKLYKEVKDEERIRVKYEKQCKRLKILDEGGAEATKLDAAQASIRRLRTKLDVSIKAIDGISSRIHELREEELQPQVASLIHGLIRMWKAMLKFHQKQFQAIMESKMRKLKFNTSLQTDLSSRATTVLERELSLWCGHFSNWIGFQKSYVESLNGWLLLCLQYETEETPDGPVPYSPGQLGAPPIFVICNDWHQAMENISESTVAGAMNNFATILRQLGEKQDEEGRQRLKAESLSKDYEKHLRTPHFDGGKLEHGQDAMSDKTGLSLVPLDNGVLPLDNLKVDLDSTRHRLAEERIKHEDAVKLVHDAASSSLQSGLVPIFQALESFTSEALKLHEHVRLQHHGKS